In the genome of Oncorhynchus nerka isolate Pitt River linkage group LG4, Oner_Uvic_2.0, whole genome shotgun sequence, the window agtgttgagtcatctgcatacagaCACTGGCATTTCTCAAAGCCCTTGGCATGTCATTAGATTGAAAAAGGGACCtggacagctgccctggggaattcctaatTCTACCTGCATTTTGttggaggcttccattaaagaacaccctgtTCTATTACAGGAAACTCTATCCACaacatagcagggggtgtaaagcttTCCAGCAGCAGATGATTGAAGTCTAAAACAGCCCCTGCAATCTTTTTAATAATTTTCTCTTAgccaatcagtcatttgtgtaagtgctgtgcttgttgaatgtccttccctataagtgtgctgaaagtctgtcaatttatttactgtaaaatagcattgtatctggtcaaacactttTCTTCCCCCAGAAGTTTACTAGGGGTTGTAACAGGCTCAGTCGTCGGCTATCTGAGCCAGTAAAgtgggctttactattcttaggaaGTGGAATGacttgcttccctccaggcctgagggcacacaatttctagtaggcttaaattgaagatgtggcaaataggaatggcaatattgtctgctattatcctcagtaatccTCAGAAGCGACAGAAAGACTAAGCTCAGtcgtggcccattcacagccatataaggagtcattgccatgaggcggttttaaaaaatgcggcacttcctgattggatttttatctgttttttctgtaacatcagttctgtggcactcacagacaatatctttgcagttttggaaacgtcagagtgttttctttccaaagctgtcaattatatgtatagtctagcatcttttcgtgacaaaatatcttgtttaaagcgggaacgtttttcatccaaaaaattaaaatagcgccccctatatccaagaagttaaaggcacagtcaacttagtgcatgtacacttctgatccactggatttgtgatacagtgaaataatctgtctgtaaacgattgttggaagaattacgcgtgtcatgcacaaagtagatgtcctatccgacttaccaaaactgtagtttgttaacaagaaatgtctggagtgattgaaaaacgagttttaatgactccaacctaagtgtatgtaaacttccgacttcaaatgtatgtgagaatgctgttcattgacatctcaacgttcaacaccatagtgcccacaaagctcatcactaagctaaggtccCTGGGACCAAAcgcctctctctgcaactggatcctggacttcctggcggccacccccaggtggtaagggtacgtaacaacacatccgccacgctgatcctcaacacaggggcccctcaggggtgcgtgcttagtcccctcctgtactccctgttcacccacgactgcgtggccaagcatgacCCCCctgcaccatcattaagtttgcggacgacacaacagtggtaggcctgatcactgacaatgatgagacagcctatagggaggaggtctgaGACACACTGCCAGGACAactacctctccctcaatgtgagcaagacattggagatgatcgtggactacaggaaaaggcgggccgaacaggcccccattaacatcgacggggctgtagtggaacaggtctagagtttcaagttccttggtgatgtggacaccatcatggtccaagcacaccaagacagttgtgaagagggcaccacaacacctttccccctcaggagactgaaaagaagaaaaaaaaatcaggagactgaaaatatgtatttttttgttaattaacaccatttaaaaacatttttgtaGCTGGCTTGTGTTTGGATTGTGTGTTGTATCCGCACCCTGTCCTGGACTACTCATCTATACTAGCTAAATGTATCCCTTTGTTATGGAATGGTATAGTAAAGTGTTGAATGATGTACTATGTTATCTCTAGGCTATCACAGCTGCACAGAGACGTGGAGAAGACCTCGATACTACCAAGAAATGTAAGCCTTTATTATAAATCGCAATTCATGTGCAATCCACCATCTCCCCTACTTGGAGGTCTGGAACATGATGGATTGATTTCTGAatgaaattatgtcatggcttgtTTACTAACCACGCCAATTAATCTGTGTCCACAGGGTCTGCAGGGCAGAACAAGCAGCACCTGGTGACCAAGAACACTGCCAAGCTGGACCGGGAGACAGAGGAGCTGCAGCACCTGAGGGTCTCCCTGGAGGTGGGAAAGGTTATCCAGCAGGGCCGCCAGAACAGTGGCCTCACCCAGAAAGATCTGGCCACTGTGAGTAAAGCTGCTGCAGACCCACATGATTCATTAGGACAGAGGTATTAAACGTTTTTCAGTGAGGACTCCAATTTTTCAGACAAAATTTCTGGGGACCCAATGTTTTTCGCAGTAACTTTTTTGTGACCACCCCACCCCAAATATTATGACACAACCTTAAAATTGGTACATTTGAGATTTTTTCATTAACAAATAACCCTTAATTCGTTACATTTTAATCCCTTATCAAAATGAAAAGAAACCATTTTAAATAtattagcttttttttttttatgatctTTCTCAAAATCGTTTGTATATTACCCCATACAATAATCTGTACTATTCATAtgtattcattttttatttttggggggACCCCACTGCATCTCCCCCTGACTTTGAATACCACAGCATAAGGACATTGGTGCATTTCTGTAGTCAGAATTTCTGTGGCTTACTCTCCTCGTCTTCTCTACATCTGTACTCATCTGAAAACACAGGGTAGGTGAAAACAATGTCCAATACATTCACATCTGTACAGCTGTAGATGAGGACAGGAGGACACTTCCGAGATGCATCTAATCATGTGTGTATGTAGCTTAAATGAGATGGCCTCTGACTGACATTTCAACAGTTTTTGACTAGGTCTAAATATCATGTTTTTAGGTCACTGATTTCTTCTGATGTCTCTTTTGGCTTTGACTTTCAGAAAATTAATGAGAAGCCTCAGGTCATCGCTGACTATGAGTGTGGAAAAGCAATTCCCAACAATCAGGTCATGGGCAAAATTGAGAGAGCAATCGGTGAGTGGAATCTGGGACAGACTGTCACTGACATTGTTAATAATCAACCCCTATGTTTTATCATGTTTCAGAGTAGCGTAATGCCACCTTATTCATCAGTACTTTTAATTTCACCATTGGTCCTTGTTTGTCTGACGTCACAACTTTTTGTTCTCAGGTTTGAAGCTGCGCGGGAAAGATATTGGACTGCCTCTGGAGGCAAAACCAAAGAAGAAATGAGGACAAAGCCTCGAAATCAGCCCCcttcccctcccccatctctatccctacCTTCCTACTCCAGTTATGACCCTGCCTTCCTTAACTCTccaaacccccctctctcccctatcacCCTCCTCTACCTGGGCTGACCTCCACCTGTGTCCTGCTACAGGACCTGGTGATCCACCACGTTGCAAGCTGCATATACTGACAAATCATCACAAATTACTTATAATCAATGAATGAACGACTGAATGCATTGCAAAACGTGCTAACCAAAAGTGCTCTGAAATGAATTTTTTTCTTTAACTTTTTTTGGGACAAGGTGAATTTTACCATGGCCATGTGCATCGACTCTAACATACATTTTTCTCTGAACATGTTCTTTTTAACCATTTTGAACGTGCTTGATTGCAGCCTTTTCAAACACTTTGCATATTGTGTCACTACGATATGGACATGTCCTACTGCTGTAGCTTGGTTTTGATCTTCAAATAAAGTTTGACAGTTTACTTCTGTGTGTGTCATCTGTTGGTAATTTTGAAGATAGAATGTGTTATGTTATCTGCAGTTTTTTATTAGAGAAGACCTTGAAATAAGATGTTTTGGTGTCTTGTAATGTTACTAGGGTTAATTAAACCAATCTTGACACATTGGCCCTGTGCACTCAGGTTGTACAATTGCTGTACAACGGGTCGGCAACAGACGGCCTGCAGGCCCCAAAAAATTGAGGGGGTGATTTTCTGGTTTTAAAAGACTAAAATCACCAGGAATTTGACTAAAGATTAGTTTAATTTAGGAAATTTGTTTACAATATTCCCACAAATGGGGAAGAAAAACATGCTTTTAgttgtgtatgtggacacctgctcgtcgaacatctcattcgaaaatgatggccattaatatggacttggtcctccctttgctataacagcctctacttttcttgtgctgatgttgcttccagaggcagtttaagcttgtgtggtctaccacgtcgcagctgagccgttgttgatcctagacgtttccacttcacaataatagcacttacagttgaccggggcagatcTAGCAGGGCAAATTTTTTCCAAAGAACTTGTTTGAAAGGTCTTatctagttgcctacccctgaTGTACAATGTATTTAAAACAACCAATATTTTCTATGCTTTTCTTCTGGGGTCGATCAGTGTTCAACACATCCAACATCAAAGGTTCTCAATACTTGTTCAATACTTCCCATTGAAGGTGCTGTTCCAAGATATGAGTTTACTCattgttaccttagattgtaaactgtgtcatggtcaaaacatatagattcaatggtggggaagaggtctgtccgtaataatgttttgactgactgcatcacttgtttttataagaaacgtGTTAAATTCTAAATAGTTTGCAAAGTCAATTAATAGCTCACACAATTTCCCTACcaaacatgccaccaggggtcttttcatagtccccaaattcaagaaagcttacagtattatatagagccattattgcatggaactcccatctcctattgctcaaatgaacagcaaacctggtttaaaacgGATAAAGCAAACCTAACGCCTCTCCCACCTAGATATTTTTAtctatgcattgatatgtaggctgtgtgccgtttttaaatgtatgtagctCTGTCCTTGAACTGTTGTCTGTTAATGTTCtatattatgtttcatgttctgtgtggaccccaggaagagtagcagcggctttcgcaacagctaatgtGGATCCAAAATGAAATACCAAATACTCTTTCTGAatatttagaagaaaaaaaattcgTAAGGCATACAATTGGTTTTGGATTCCCTCTACCACTCAACCCGAGGAGAAGCACAAACGCTCCATCTTTGACAGGTTGGTGTCGGCTAACATCAAAGGCCGGAGGAATCCTTTCAAATGAAGTAGTTAACTATTTCAAGTCGATATTCAACAAATTAACCTTTTATTTTGATGTTCAATATCATATACTTAAGTTGTTTTAGATAGGGGAGGCTGACCTGACACCCTTGATTTGCACACACaaatatttgattatttaaaCACATTGGGGTGGGGGGAAGGGGTGTCCAGATACAAACACTAAACCCAATAGAATACAAAGAACGGTAGCAAAAACTGGATTCTGGAAGCTCTGTACAATGGTAGATCGCCCTCCATAAACCCAACTGAGCCCTGAGAATCACATGTCCAGTCCACATCAAACTTCTGTGATTGGGCACTTCTACAAAGGGATCAAAGTTTCCACTGAAGAGATAGGTGCTGGTGCcacaacaaacaacaaaaacaaattcCCTGGAAGTGACAGCATCAATGCCATACCTCAACTGTCTATCTTCAGTGAAGTATCAGGTACCCTCGTAAAATAGTAAACTTTTCTGACAATATATAATTCTcaacagtgcattcgggaagtattcaaaccccttcctTTTTTCTACATTTCGTtacgatacagccttattctaccaagattgaactctttggccatcaatctacacacaatgcatataatgacaaagtgaaaaacaggtttttagaaacatttgcacatttataaaaaataaaaaacaaatgccTTACTTACATActggtaagtattcagaccctctgctATGGGACTCGATATTGAAacttcttgagatgtttctacaacttgattggagtccacctgtggtaaattcaattgattggacatgatttggaaaggcacacacctgtctatgtaaggtcccacagttgacagtgcatgtcacagcAAAAATCAAGTCAAGGGGACtcaatactttccaaatacactgtaTATTACGTTGGGTACCAGTATACAGTTTATTTTATAGGAACTATGCAGGTTCAGTCTCAAACATTTTCATGTGCCAAAAATGCATGTAATCTCATTTGAAAAATATTTCACTAACACCTGTAGGTGAGCCCTATTCACTCAGATGTAAACAACTGCTTCCATACAGCTGTGCATGGCTGGAGAGTGTACTGTACATTCTCTCACTCATCAGCTGTCCGTGCAACAGTACAGTTCTGTAGTGTGTTCCCAGTAAGCACTTTGAGTGTGCATAGTGCATCCATGTCCTCCATCTCAGGTTCTCCTCCCTTGGTTCTGCTTTTGGTCGGCCACTCCGTCCCCGTTACTGTATGACACACAGCTCAGTGCTGTCCTGATTACGTGGATCTGCGGTCCTGTCTAAGTGGTCCTCAATGTGGGGTGTGTCATAGgtcccctctggccccctctcctgttcctcctctgggGGCAGCAGACTCTGTCTCAGCTCCATCAGCTGGTCCCGTCCCTCGCTGGACGGCAGGTTGCCCAGGTAGTACTGAGGGGCCAGCTCCACCAACCTTCCCACAGAAAACAAGGTTACATAAAAGTAATGCACTTAAATGCCTAGTTTACCTCAATGTAATGACATGTGCACATGTCAGAAGACTTCTCGATCATATTAACATGGTTCCGTAGAAGTTTAACGCTTGTGGTTGTTCGATCTGATCATCTGCGCAGCATGACAACCTGGAATGCACCCACTATCTTCTGACAGATAGTCCAGTTTACTGAACTGTCTATCAAATGACTAGTATTCTAAAGGGAGCAAAGTCGCCACTATGTGGATGGCCTAAAGAAGTTCAGGGTTACTGTGTGCGTTACATGCAATACCAACTACAACAAAAGTTCACAAAAAATGTTGGGGTTACTCACATGTGGGGATGCACCTCGGAGGCGGTGCGGACACAGTTGTCGTGGGAGATGGTAAATTCGTGGTAGAGCACCCAGGGGGGGGGGTTGGGGCGTGGCCGGCGACACAGATAGGAGGAGAAGGGGTGGAGGTGAGCCACGTGACGGTGAGTCAACAGGAGGTAATTACCTGAGCCGTCCACATCATGAGccacctgagagagagacaggggaagggagaagagaaaacGCAACAAAATAGAGAAACAAGTACAGAAATAGCAGGAGAGACCGAGGGGGAGGGGGCAAAAGGCAGAGAGACACCAGAATGGAAAGAAAGAAGAAAATATGAAAATTGAGAAAGACAGTAAGGTAAAGACATATaggggggagggatagagagagagagagagaggttagggtcTATATATTTCCCTATCAAATTTCAGACACACAACATTAACTAACACACTAATCTTCAATGGAGAAGTGAACTGATGAGGCTTTTTACCTTGAGGAAGAACCCTGAGATGAGCGCACGCTTGATATTAGTGCAGTTTTCTTGGCAACCAAACGCAGGAGGCGAGATGGGCAACTCTATTCGTTGCATCACCTCCAGCAGCTCCGCCCTAATCATCCCAGCCAATCTTAATGCAGCGGGGTTCAGGAAGTTGGTAGTACACCAGGCATCATCCTCATTGTCTAAAAGAGCAGTCAGATTAATATTCAGGAGGAGAACTGTGTAAAATACATGTTGTGCCCATATGTGTATATCTATAAGttgatgtttgtgtgcgtgtgtatttgtgCGCATAAACCAAAACCTCCTGTACattgcagctgtgtgtgtgtagtattatatagactCACGCTGTATATAGGCGTTGTAGATGTTGATGAGGGTGAGGTGGTCTCCCTCATTGTGCAACAGTGGACGTCTGTGAGTGGCTGCTGCCTCCTCCCTCTGGGGTATGGGGGTCACAAAGCAGGGGGGAGCTGGGAACACACACAGGTGGAgaatttaaataaatgttaaagaaCAAAAAGTAAAAGTTATAGAAACAAAGCAATATTCTGAATTGCACGTAAAAAAAGAGAAGCTATGAGTAAAGGCACATTTTATAGCCAAGTAATAAGCACCTTGGTcagtgtagtgagtgtagtgtgtgtgtctgtgtgtacctgTGAGCATGGCGGCAATGGTGAGCAGCTCATTGACACAGTCGAACTCGCAGGCAGCGATGAGGGCCTTAGCCAGCGAAGGCTCCAGAGGCAGCTCTGACATAATGATGCCCACTTCAGACAGGTTCCCATCATCATCCAGTGCTGCAAGGTAGTCCAGGTCTTCTAGAGCCTGCATCAGAGCCTCGGGAGCTGGGGGGagggaaataaaagagagagggatggattgaAGAAATTGAGGGATATTGGAagatattatatttatattttgtcTGATATCACAAAATAGAAGGTACCTAGTAAACACAAACTCCCATGAAAAAAAGGTGCACTTTATTCATTCAAAGGAGAAGAGCAAGACTCAACTAGCTAGATGATGCGTGACCCTCCTTACCAGGCCTGTCCAGGAACTTGCACTGGCCCATGTCAGCGATGTCCAGCCTCTTGAGCAGCAGCACCAGGTGGCTGAGGTTCTCTTCCATCACCCCCGGGCTGCGGGCCTCTGCCATGCCCTCCTCATAAAGAGCCTGGGGGTACAGACGGAAACACAGAcctggagggacaggagagaggggtcataagaacacatagagaggatagttGGCCTGTAACAGCTATCTATGTCCCTTCTCTTAAATGAGAAAAACACCACATTCCATGATGATTTTTTTAAACGGCTTGATTGACCCTAACCTACCTGGTAGGTCACCGTTTACCCTCTGCGTCCGCATGTCTGCCTGGTGCCGGCTGATTGGACGCAGGACCTGTGAGTCCGCTCTGATTTGAGGGTTGTAAACCTATGACACGGAGGCAGAAGAGTGGGAGGTTATGCATGGCACTGCAACTCGGTACACCTCAATAGTTTGTTGAGGTTATGCGGCATTGTAGCATTGCCACATTTGACAACGGGGATGAGCCCACTGTGTGGGATAGTACCACACACACTccttctccctcccacctctgatAAATGAATACTCACTGTCTTGAGTTGCATGCCTGTGTCTATGACGTAGCGCACtgcagatagagagaaggaggccTCCCCCAGGGTGTCTGTGAGGATAACCTTGCGCCTCACTCCCATCCCCACCCCTATCCCTGGCCCTTCCAGTCCTTCAGACCCCTCCGTGTCGCCAGAAGGCCTTTCTGGCTCAGGTTCGTAGACGCGCTGGGTGGCCCCCCCAAGGCCTGTATGGAGGTGTAGAACTCTGAGGGGCCCCAGCTGAGGACTCAGGGCCACAGACTCCTTCTGCAGCAGAAAGCCACACTCATCTATCtcctgagaaacagagagagagagatggttgataatatagagtgcattcggaaagtattcagaccccttccctttccccacattttgttatattacagccatatttttaaaaaatgctatgagctcaggtgcatcctgtttccattgatcatccttgagatttttctacaacttgattggagtctacctgtgataaattctattgattggacatgatttggaaaggcacacacctgtctatataaggtcccacagttgacattgcatgagcaaaaaccaagccaattgtctgtagagcaccgaggcaggattgtgtcgaggcacagatctggggaagggttccaaaaaatgtctgcagcattgaaggtccccaagaacacagtggcgtccatccttcttaaatggaagaagtttggaaccaccaagactcttcctagaggtggccgtccggccaaactgagcaatcgggggagaagtgcttttatcagggtggtgaccaagaacccgatggtcactgacagagcttccagaaagacaaccatctctgcagcattccaccacaagctgacaaggtaaacatatgtcgttctgcccctcagcaaggcagttaacccactgttccccgggcgccgaagacgtggatgtcaattaaggccaccccccgcacctctctgattcagaagggttggATTAAAtccggaagacacatttcagttgaagtcattcagttgtacaactgactaggtatccccctttcctttccaatcaggtcttcatggtagagtggccagacggaagccactcctcagtaaaaggcatatgacagcccgcttggagtttgccaaaaggcacctaaaggactctcagcccatgagaaacaagattctctggtctgatgaaaccaagattgaactctttggcctgaatgccaagcgccacgtctggaggaaacctggcaccatccctagagtgaagcatggtggtggcagcatcatgctgtgggaatgtttttcagcagcagggactgggagacgagggaaagatgaacggagcaaagtacagagagagccttgatgacaacctgctccagagtgctcaagaactcagactggggtgaaggttcaccttccaacaggacaacgaccctaagcacacagccaagacaatgcaggagtggcttcgggacaagtctcggaatgtccttgagtggcccagccagagcctagacttgaacccgatcaaacttctctggagacctgaaattagctgtgcagcaacacttcccatccaacctgacagagcttgagaggatctgcagagaagaatgggagaaactccccaaatacaggtgtgccaagcttgtagtgtctcgaggatgtaatcgctgcaaaaggtgtttcaacaaattactgagtaaagggtctgtaaatgtaatatttccctatatacaggtatatatatatatattacacatttgcaataatttctaaaaacctgtttttgctttgtcaatatggggtattgtgtgtagataaaacattttaaatacattttagaataaggctgttaacgtaacaaaatatgttaGGGTTCTGAAtactccgaatgcactgtatactgttCTATC includes:
- the LOC115123229 gene encoding endothelial differentiation-related factor 1-like isoform X2, which codes for MAESDWDTVTVLRKKGPTAAQAKSKQAITAAQRRGEDLDTTKKWSAGQNKQHLVTKNTAKLDRETEELQHLRVSLEVGKVIQQGRQNSGLTQKDLATVSKAAADPHDSLGQSIRTLVHFCSQNFCGLLSSSSLHLYSSENTG
- the LOC115123229 gene encoding endothelial differentiation-related factor 1 homolog isoform X1, translating into MAESDWDTVTVLRKKGPTAAQAKSKQAITAAQRRGEDLDTTKKWSAGQNKQHLVTKNTAKLDRETEELQHLRVSLEVGKVIQQGRQNSGLTQKDLATKINEKPQVIADYECGKAIPNNQVMGKIERAIGLKLRGKDIGLPLEAKPKKK
- the LOC115123245 gene encoding ATP-dependent RNA helicase DQX1-like gives rise to the protein MASSPPAAPSTTSPSTLRPPSALDSLSMSSLLSGNLEDEAGDRGGEEGGLGDLEVNPYDGLPFSSRYYSLLEERKRLPVWSLKYRLLEHLETNSMVVVSAPSGTGKSTQVPQWCVEYAQSHEFSHGLVCCSQPYAVAAASLALRVADEMDLSLGLEVGYCVPHDDGCTPDTLLRFVSDSLLLGEMMSDPLLRQYGVLVVDEVQERTVPTDVLLGLLRDVCDQRSDNLRVVLLTDPSLAPSLATFLGERVPLLTLGEPVGGTPDTETRRRPLVVMETVYRDPGGRESAAAACHIVLDLHRRGEEGDVMVFLPSAQEIDECGFLLQKESVALSPQLGPLRVLHLHTGLGGATQRVYEPEPERPSGDTEGSEGLEGPGIGVGMGVRRKVILTDTLGEASFSLSAVRYVIDTGMQLKTVYNPQIRADSQVLRPISRHQADMRTQRVNGDLPGLCFRLYPQALYEEGMAEARSPGVMEENLSHLVLLLKRLDIADMGQCKFLDRPAPEALMQALEDLDYLAALDDDGNLSEVGIIMSELPLEPSLAKALIAACEFDCVNELLTIAAMLTAPPCFVTPIPQREEAAATHRRPLLHNEGDHLTLINIYNAYIQHNEDDAWCTTNFLNPAALRLAGMIRAELLEVMQRIELPISPPAFGCQENCTNIKRALISGFFLKVAHDVDGSGNYLLLTHRHVAHLHPFSSYLCRRPRPNPPPWVLYHEFTISHDNCVRTASEVHPHMLVELAPQYYLGNLPSSEGRDQLMELRQSLLPPEEEQERGPEGTYDTPHIEDHLDRTADPRNQDSTELCVIQ